In Campylobacter sp. 2014D-0216, the following proteins share a genomic window:
- a CDS encoding DUF2920 family protein has translation MLKNETYFIDSCDDVELNIKRESKLEYRITYDDSKEMKAIVFIIGGYGANANIHFLESYRKFIAKKFDVVAVNVFYHCFCQRRSDVEKYSAEMTFLLDDIRKFEKAFEEFKVDFEILNNTTSIEKYYHVLDQKMTALKDKGLLDRDYKVDLSVTFVPPNNEYQNFAIMPAIDHINALKDIVKNYPQFKSLPKIYGGGSYGGLVALMCAKIAPWYVDGVIDNSGAALPPLRYIVGRDLNQGDAVLNEDELNSKVYCYVETYWTRKDPSSPYYFADENYLIRALLNKDHLILQAQKNKNIIYTSYHSAKDDLTPSDHKNSMMEILKALGYEVDFHLIDEENIDGKFVKNLTHGCGIPDKALFNKELPILLEKLKDKTFSMKEDSISYPCKNKVFTFKDKGDKFILEIL, from the coding sequence ATGCTTAAAAATGAAACTTATTTCATAGATTCTTGTGATGATGTAGAATTAAATATAAAAAGAGAAAGTAAGCTAGAATATAGAATCACTTATGATGACAGTAAAGAAATGAAAGCGATAGTTTTTATCATAGGTGGTTATGGAGCTAATGCAAATATACATTTTTTAGAAAGTTACCGAAAATTTATTGCTAAAAAATTTGATGTAGTAGCTGTAAATGTTTTTTATCATTGTTTTTGCCAAAGAAGATCTGATGTGGAGAAGTATAGCGCTGAAATGACTTTTTTGCTAGATGATATAAGGAAATTTGAAAAAGCCTTTGAGGAATTTAAAGTTGATTTTGAAATATTGAATAATACAACTAGTATAGAAAAATATTACCATGTTCTTGATCAAAAAATGACTGCACTAAAAGACAAAGGTTTGTTGGATAGGGATTATAAAGTTGATTTATCTGTAACTTTTGTTCCGCCAAATAATGAGTATCAAAATTTTGCCATTATGCCTGCCATTGATCATATCAATGCTTTAAAAGATATTGTGAAAAATTATCCTCAATTTAAATCTTTACCAAAAATTTATGGAGGGGGCTCATATGGTGGCTTAGTAGCGCTAATGTGTGCGAAAATAGCTCCTTGGTACGTAGATGGAGTGATAGATAATTCTGGGGCTGCTTTACCGCCTTTGAGGTATATTGTAGGAAGAGATTTAAATCAAGGAGATGCAGTTTTAAATGAAGATGAACTTAATAGTAAGGTTTATTGTTATGTAGAAACCTACTGGACACGCAAAGATCCAAGCTCACCTTATTATTTTGCTGATGAAAACTACCTAATAAGAGCTTTGTTGAACAAGGATCACTTGATTTTGCAAGCACAAAAGAACAAAAACATCATCTATACAAGTTATCATAGTGCAAAAGATGACTTAACCCCATCTGATCATAAAAATTCAATGATGGAAATTTTAAAAGCATTGGGTTATGAGGTGGATTTTCATTTGATTGATGAGGAAAATATAGATGGTAAATTTGTAAAAAATTTAACTCATGGTTGTGGAATTCCTGATAAGGCTTTATTTAATAAAGAATTGCCTATTTTGCTTGAAAAATTAAAAGATAAGACATTTAGTATGAAAGAAGATAGCATATCTTATCCTTGTAAAAATAAAGTCTTTACTTTTAAAGATAAAGGTGATAAATTTATTTTAGAGATATTATAA
- the pstC gene encoding phosphate ABC transporter permease subunit PstC — translation MIKEKIIKLTLFLCAFVSVIVSFAIMLTILIEALKFFQKESVLTFLFSSQWAADAAFVGADGSSKHGVFGALSLFWGTFYISFIAMLTALPLGVMCAIYLGVFAGKKSKNYFKPILETIAGIPTVVFGFFAAIVVAPFIVWFFSFLGIKASFQSALGAGFIMGVMIIPIVASLSQDCIEAVSLKRINGAYALGMTKKEVIFAVILPEAMPGIVAACLLGLSRALGETMIVVMAASLRPNLTMNFLEDMTTVTVKIVEALSGDQAFDSSLALSAFSLGLVLFIITLIINIFSVYLINRFHKRKNL, via the coding sequence TTGATAAAAGAAAAAATAATAAAACTAACGCTTTTTCTTTGTGCTTTTGTTAGCGTGATCGTGAGTTTTGCTATTATGCTAACAATTTTAATCGAGGCATTGAAGTTTTTTCAAAAAGAAAGCGTGTTGACTTTTTTATTTTCAAGTCAGTGGGCAGCAGATGCTGCATTTGTAGGTGCTGATGGAAGTAGTAAGCACGGAGTTTTTGGTGCTTTGAGTTTGTTTTGGGGAACTTTTTATATTTCTTTTATAGCGATGCTAACAGCCTTGCCTTTGGGTGTAATGTGTGCGATATATCTTGGAGTATTTGCAGGTAAAAAATCTAAAAATTACTTCAAGCCTATTTTAGAAACCATAGCAGGAATTCCTACAGTTGTCTTTGGGTTTTTCGCAGCTATAGTGGTGGCACCTTTTATAGTATGGTTTTTTTCTTTTTTGGGTATTAAAGCAAGTTTTCAAAGTGCTTTAGGTGCAGGTTTTATCATGGGTGTTATGATAATTCCTATAGTAGCTTCGCTCTCGCAAGATTGCATTGAAGCGGTAAGTTTAAAAAGGATCAATGGTGCATATGCTTTAGGTATGACCAAAAAAGAAGTTATCTTTGCGGTGATTTTACCAGAAGCAATGCCAGGTATAGTCGCAGCTTGTCTTTTGGGGCTTTCAAGAGCTTTAGGAGAAACGATGATAGTTGTTATGGCGGCTTCATTGCGTCCAAATTTAACAATGAATTTTTTAGAAGATATGACAACAGTAACCGTCAAAATAGTAGAAGCATTAAGCGGTGATCAAGCTTTTGATAGTTCTTTAGCTTTAAGTGCATTTTCTTTAGGGCTTGTGCTTTTTATCATTACTTTAATCATTAATATTTTTAGCGTTTATTTGATAAATCGCTTTCATAAAAGGAAAAATTTATGA
- a CDS encoding response regulator transcription factor gives MLNIILIEDDKDLNELITLRLSQESMRIYSYFDFFDLETFLDTNEIDLIIMDRNLPSGDSVELIKQLRKKGYIEPVIFLSAKTLQKDILEGFEQGCDDYICKPFDFNELLFRIKAVTKRNKTPKEQISYQDFTLYIDERRLIYQTNTFENLSTLDVELLKCFFNHKNQLLSRQFLSEQVWKNDTTSDKTINTAILRLKQKIPQIKKNIISVRSVGYKLC, from the coding sequence ATGTTAAATATTATTTTGATAGAAGATGATAAAGACTTAAACGAATTAATCACACTAAGACTTAGTCAAGAAAGTATGAGAATTTATAGTTATTTTGATTTTTTTGACTTAGAGACCTTTTTAGATACCAATGAAATAGACTTGATTATCATGGATAGAAACCTGCCAAGTGGCGATAGTGTAGAATTAATCAAACAATTAAGAAAAAAAGGCTATATAGAGCCTGTAATTTTTCTTAGCGCAAAGACTTTACAAAAAGACATTTTAGAGGGTTTTGAACAAGGTTGTGATGATTATATATGCAAACCTTTTGATTTTAATGAGCTTTTATTTAGAATCAAAGCCGTAACTAAAAGAAATAAAACTCCAAAAGAACAAATTTCTTATCAAGATTTTACTTTATACATCGATGAAAGAAGATTAATCTATCAAACAAATACATTTGAAAACTTATCAACCTTAGATGTGGAATTACTCAAGTGTTTTTTTAATCACAAAAATCAACTTCTAAGCCGTCAGTTTTTAAGCGAGCAAGTGTGGAAAAATGACACAACAAGTGATAAAACGATCAATACAGCTATTTTAAGATTAAAACAAAAAATTCCACAGATTAAAAAAAATATCATTTCAGTGCGTTCGGTAGGTTATAAATTGTGCTAA
- a CDS encoding M48 family metallopeptidase, which translates to MAKQSISIKGILEFKEFRFTYEKKKLKYLRLRVDRNLNFKLSIPLYYEQRDVLHFLEKNEAWIRAKEKELASKRVVLSEDEVYFLGKKFHLVWGEKYKKVRIQKDKIYAKDQKHLQTFIRQSARIVFEFFIHKWQFAFDRKVQRICIKEMVSRWGSCNHQKAYINLNLKLMQKPIKAIEYVIVHELTHLIYPHHQKEFYDFLYRLMPDYKEREVFLKTLIF; encoded by the coding sequence ATGGCAAAACAAAGCATTAGTATAAAAGGAATTTTAGAATTTAAAGAATTTCGTTTTACATATGAAAAGAAAAAGCTAAAATACCTTAGGCTTCGAGTAGATAGAAACTTAAATTTTAAACTTAGCATACCACTATACTATGAACAAAGAGATGTTTTGCACTTTTTAGAAAAAAATGAAGCTTGGATAAGAGCCAAGGAAAAAGAATTAGCTTCAAAAAGAGTGGTTTTGTCCGAAGATGAAGTGTATTTTTTGGGAAAGAAATTTCATTTGGTTTGGGGTGAAAAATACAAAAAAGTACGAATTCAAAAAGATAAAATATACGCAAAAGACCAAAAACACTTGCAAACTTTTATAAGACAAAGTGCAAGGATTGTTTTTGAATTTTTTATCCACAAGTGGCAATTTGCTTTTGATAGAAAAGTGCAAAGAATTTGCATTAAAGAAATGGTCTCAAGATGGGGTTCATGCAATCATCAAAAAGCATATATAAACTTAAATTTAAAACTCATGCAAAAACCCATAAAAGCAATAGAATATGTCATTGTTCATGAGTTAACTCACTTGATCTACCCACATCACCAAAAAGAATTTTACGACTTTTTGTATCGTTTGATGCCAGATTATAAAGAAAGGGAAGTGTTTTTAAAAACTCTTATTTTTTAA
- a CDS encoding substrate-binding domain-containing protein, whose protein sequence is MKKLLALSMACFVSLNAAELKIAGSSTVYPFTSFVAEEYAVIKNTKTPIVESIGTGGGFKVFCEGIIDISNASRAIKLSEFETCKKSGVSDIVGVMIGYDGIVLAQNKINTPLNISLHELFLALAKEIPQDGKLIPNPYTNWQQINKNLPNRKITIYGPPSSSGTRDSIEELVMVDISKKIPEYKGAYKTIRQDGVFIPSGENDNLIISKLSVDKEAFGLFGYGFLASNDDKVNAVYIDNVKADEKNISKGKYKLARSLFIYINAKKNPEVFEFAKIYMSDDLAKSGAELEKIGLVPLDEETLKATQKHIKEKTLLTDELVKAGRVF, encoded by the coding sequence ATGAAAAAACTTTTAGCTTTAAGTATGGCTTGTTTTGTTAGCTTAAATGCAGCAGAATTAAAAATAGCAGGTTCATCTACTGTGTATCCTTTTACTTCTTTTGTTGCTGAAGAATATGCTGTTATAAAAAATACAAAAACACCTATAGTTGAAAGTATTGGCACGGGTGGCGGTTTTAAAGTGTTTTGCGAAGGAATTATTGATATTTCTAATGCTTCAAGAGCTATTAAACTGAGTGAATTTGAAACTTGTAAAAAATCAGGTGTAAGCGATATAGTCGGCGTTATGATAGGTTATGATGGCATAGTTTTAGCACAAAATAAAATCAACACTCCATTAAATATAAGCTTACATGAGTTATTTTTAGCTTTGGCTAAAGAAATTCCACAAGATGGAAAATTAATCCCAAATCCTTATACAAATTGGCAACAAATCAATAAAAACCTACCAAATAGAAAAATCACCATTTATGGTCCTCCATCAAGTTCAGGAACAAGAGATAGTATAGAAGAACTTGTAATGGTAGATATTTCTAAAAAAATTCCTGAATATAAAGGTGCATATAAAACTATACGCCAAGATGGAGTTTTTATACCAAGCGGAGAAAATGATAATTTAATTATTTCAAAACTTTCTGTTGATAAAGAAGCTTTTGGGCTTTTTGGATACGGATTTTTAGCTAGTAATGATGATAAGGTTAATGCTGTATATATTGACAATGTAAAGGCTGATGAAAAAAATATTTCTAAAGGAAAGTATAAGTTAGCGCGTTCTTTGTTTATATATATAAACGCTAAGAAAAATCCCGAAGTATTTGAATTTGCAAAAATTTATATGAGTGATGATCTAGCTAAAAGTGGAGCGGAATTAGAAAAAATAGGATTGGTTCCTTTGGATGAAGAAACTTTAAAAGCAACCCAAAAACATATAAAAGAAAAAACTTTATTAACTGATGAGCTTGTTAAAGCTGGAAGAGTTTTTTGA
- the pstB gene encoding phosphate ABC transporter ATP-binding protein PstB: protein MIAKTTNLNLFYGKKQALFDINMEIKKNKITALIGASGCGKSTFLRCFNRMNDKIAKTDGLVEIEGKDVKNQDLVMLRKKVGMVFQQPNVFVKSIYDNISYAPKLHGMIKNKDEEDALVEKCLKKVGLFEEVKDKLKQNALALSGGQQQRLCIARALAIKPKLLLLDEPTSALDPISSSVIEELIKELSHNLSMVMVTHNMQQGKRVADYTAFFHLGELIEFGESKEFFENPKEEKTKAYLSGSFG from the coding sequence ATGATAGCAAAAACAACAAATCTTAATTTATTTTATGGTAAAAAACAAGCTTTATTTGATATTAATATGGAAATTAAAAAAAATAAAATCACAGCTTTAATAGGTGCTTCAGGTTGTGGAAAATCCACATTTTTGCGTTGTTTTAATAGGATGAATGACAAAATAGCTAAAACCGATGGCCTTGTAGAGATCGAAGGAAAAGATGTTAAAAACCAAGACTTGGTTATGCTTAGAAAAAAAGTTGGCATGGTATTTCAACAACCTAATGTTTTTGTAAAAAGCATTTATGATAATATTTCTTATGCTCCAAAACTCCATGGAATGATTAAAAATAAAGATGAAGAAGATGCTTTAGTAGAAAAATGCCTTAAAAAAGTGGGGCTTTTTGAAGAAGTAAAGGACAAATTAAAACAAAACGCTCTAGCACTTTCAGGCGGCCAACAACAACGTCTTTGTATCGCAAGAGCTTTGGCTATAAAGCCAAAATTATTGCTTTTAGATGAACCAACTTCTGCACTTGATCCTATATCTTCAAGTGTAATAGAAGAACTTATTAAAGAATTAAGTCATAATCTTTCTATGGTTATGGTAACACACAACATGCAACAAGGTAAACGTGTGGCTGATTATACTGCATTTTTTCATTTAGGGGAGCTGATAGAATTTGGAGAGAGTAAGGAATTTTTTGAAAATCCTAAAGAAGAAAAAACAAAAGCTTATTTAAGTGGATCTTTTGGGTGA
- a CDS encoding MATE family efflux transporter, with translation MASKQLSLKHLSMPILLEMFLRYFSLIINTVMVSQYSNFLVGAMGAGNQVADLFIIIFSFLSVGCSVVIAQALGAKDYTLARKAIHQSLFLNALIGLVCGSLILWHGEFLLHLLQIPNELLKDSEIYLHMLGICLFFDAMGIVLAAIVRVYNMAYWVMFTTLLMNVVIFIGNFYVLHFTKLELFGVGLSNITGRAISFCMLVGILSFKLKIHLKFKEMISLEKMVLKKILNIGGFAAGEHLIWFIQYTIAFAFVASLGKESLSVQTIYFQISLLIMLVGQAISVANEIIIGKLVGARYLNVAYKHTWIALYFSVIASAFVALLNYVLQDFTMGVVKLEENLKELMIPLFTLSIFLEISRTFNIVMVNSLRATGDARFPFLSGVVFMLGVSLPVGYVLCFYAGLGMLGIWIGFCADEFLRGIVNSYRWKSKKWQNKALV, from the coding sequence ATGGCAAGCAAACAACTTTCGCTTAAGCATCTTAGTATGCCTATACTACTTGAAATGTTTTTAAGATATTTTTCTTTGATTATCAATACTGTGATGGTTTCGCAGTATTCTAACTTTTTAGTTGGAGCTATGGGCGCGGGTAATCAGGTGGCTGATTTGTTTATCATTATTTTTAGCTTTTTAAGTGTAGGTTGTAGTGTGGTAATCGCTCAAGCTTTAGGAGCTAAAGACTATACTCTAGCTAGAAAGGCCATTCATCAAAGTTTATTTTTAAACGCACTGATTGGACTAGTGTGTGGAAGTTTGATTTTATGGCATGGAGAGTTTTTGCTTCATCTTTTACAAATTCCAAATGAACTTTTAAAAGATAGTGAAATTTACTTGCATATGCTTGGAATTTGCTTGTTTTTTGATGCTATGGGTATAGTATTAGCTGCTATTGTAAGAGTATACAATATGGCTTATTGGGTTATGTTTACTACTTTGTTAATGAATGTTGTGATATTCATAGGAAATTTTTACGTGTTGCATTTTACTAAGTTAGAGCTTTTTGGAGTAGGGCTTAGCAATATAACAGGGCGTGCGATATCTTTTTGTATGCTTGTGGGTATACTTAGCTTTAAGCTTAAAATTCATTTAAAATTTAAAGAAATGATAAGTCTTGAAAAAATGGTTTTAAAAAAGATACTCAACATCGGTGGGTTTGCAGCAGGGGAGCATTTGATATGGTTTATCCAATACACCATTGCTTTTGCCTTTGTGGCAAGTTTGGGTAAAGAAAGCTTAAGTGTCCAAACGATTTATTTTCAAATTTCTTTACTCATTATGCTAGTAGGACAAGCTATAAGCGTAGCTAATGAAATCATCATAGGTAAACTAGTGGGTGCAAGGTATTTAAATGTAGCTTATAAGCATACTTGGATAGCGCTTTATTTTAGTGTGATCGCAAGTGCTTTTGTGGCTTTGTTAAATTATGTTTTGCAAGACTTTACCATGGGTGTGGTGAAACTTGAAGAAAATTTAAAAGAACTAATGATACCACTTTTTACTCTTTCGATTTTTTTAGAAATTTCAAGAACTTTCAATATAGTCATGGTAAATTCACTAAGAGCTACAGGAGATGCTAGATTTCCGTTTTTAAGTGGAGTGGTATTTATGCTTGGGGTGTCTTTGCCGGTAGGTTATGTGCTTTGTTTTTATGCAGGACTTGGAATGCTAGGAATTTGGATAGGATTTTGCGCAGATGAGTTTTTACGTGGTATTGTAAATTCTTATAGATGGAAAAGTAAAAAATGGCAAAACAAAGCATTAGTATAA
- the pstA gene encoding phosphate ABC transporter permease PstA, whose amino-acid sequence MRKLFKQRKKASKNFKRFCKMGFYINLIFLFVFLSSVGYLGIGAFKQTYIYVEADRNNPSYELLSRAEQRKIRTGQVKEKSWLLANSEVDQYMKKNYNKLNDKQKNLVDELVQKQEIKLSFNTNFFFNGDSKSPENSGIFASVVGTLLVMVVCMVVSVPIGVGAAIYLEEFAPQNAFTHFIEVCINNLASIPSILFGLLGLGVFINLFGIPRSSALAGGLTLAIMSLPIVIVSTKAALKSVDINMKNAAYALGMTKVQMIRGIMLPLAMPMILTGSILTLAGAIGETAPLMIIGMIAFIPDVANSIFAPTSVLPAQIFSWSAMPERAFLERTAAGIIMLLLLLVILNLAAILLRRYFQGKLK is encoded by the coding sequence ATGAGAAAACTTTTTAAGCAAAGAAAAAAAGCTTCGAAAAATTTTAAAAGATTTTGCAAGATGGGATTTTATATCAATCTTATCTTTCTTTTTGTTTTTTTATCAAGTGTAGGATATCTAGGTATAGGGGCTTTTAAGCAAACTTATATTTATGTAGAAGCTGATAGAAATAATCCTTCTTATGAGCTTTTATCGCGCGCTGAACAAAGAAAAATAAGAACAGGTCAAGTCAAAGAAAAATCTTGGCTTTTGGCAAATTCAGAAGTAGATCAGTATATGAAAAAAAATTATAATAAATTAAATGATAAGCAAAAAAATCTAGTTGATGAATTAGTTCAAAAGCAAGAAATTAAGCTAAGCTTTAATACAAATTTCTTTTTTAATGGAGATTCTAAGTCGCCTGAAAATTCAGGAATTTTTGCTTCTGTGGTTGGAACCTTGCTTGTGATGGTAGTATGCATGGTAGTTAGTGTGCCAATTGGAGTTGGAGCAGCTATTTACCTAGAAGAATTTGCTCCACAAAATGCATTTACCCATTTTATCGAGGTGTGTATAAATAATTTGGCTAGCATTCCTAGTATTTTATTTGGACTTTTAGGACTTGGAGTGTTTATCAATCTTTTTGGGATACCTCGCTCAAGTGCTTTGGCTGGAGGACTTACTTTGGCGATCATGAGTTTGCCTATTGTTATAGTATCTACCAAAGCGGCTTTAAAAAGCGTAGATATTAATATGAAAAACGCTGCATATGCTTTAGGTATGACTAAAGTTCAAATGATTAGAGGTATTATGTTGCCTTTAGCAATGCCTATGATTTTAACAGGTTCTATTTTAACTCTAGCAGGGGCTATTGGTGAAACCGCACCTTTGATGATTATAGGTATGATAGCTTTTATACCTGATGTGGCAAATAGTATTTTTGCACCAACAAGTGTTTTGCCTGCTCAAATTTTTTCATGGTCGGCTATGCCAGAGCGTGCATTTTTAGAAAGAACAGCAGCGGGAATTATCATGCTTTTACTTTTATTGGTAATATTAAACTTAGCTGCAATACTTTTAAGAAGATATTTTCAAGGAAAATTAAAATGA
- the pepE gene encoding dipeptidase PepE: protein MKRRSLLKIGALGLATMLFSAVALNAKSNEMINFSKDKQKALLLSSSGYKNTGYLNHALPWLKEFVERNNLKGKKVAFIPYAGVRKTYDQYEAQVSKALESLGLQIISVHRGNAAEIIKNADAIFVGGGNTFELVNQLYNNNLVELIAKRVSEGVPYVGWSAGSNVAGATMKTTNDMPIVEPKSFNTFNIFPHQINPHFISGKPAGHNGESREERLEEFLIVNPSVSIYALPEGVALLLDGKKAKVLGMDKNAPLLKFENKKAIQKIAIDSEFNY, encoded by the coding sequence ATGAAAAGAAGAAGTTTGTTAAAAATAGGCGCTCTTGGTTTAGCTACTATGCTCTTTAGTGCGGTAGCATTAAACGCAAAGTCAAACGAAATGATTAATTTTTCAAAAGACAAACAAAAGGCTTTATTGCTTTCAAGTTCAGGTTATAAAAATACAGGATATTTAAATCATGCCTTGCCTTGGCTTAAAGAATTTGTTGAAAGAAATAACTTAAAAGGTAAAAAAGTAGCCTTCATTCCTTATGCAGGTGTACGAAAAACTTACGATCAATATGAAGCACAAGTTTCTAAAGCCTTAGAAAGCTTGGGACTTCAAATAATTAGCGTGCATAGGGGTAATGCTGCTGAGATTATTAAGAATGCTGATGCAATATTTGTAGGTGGTGGAAATACTTTTGAATTAGTTAATCAACTCTATAATAACAACCTAGTAGAACTCATTGCAAAAAGAGTAAGTGAGGGTGTGCCTTATGTGGGTTGGTCAGCAGGTTCAAATGTAGCAGGTGCGACTATGAAAACAACTAATGATATGCCTATTGTTGAGCCAAAATCTTTTAATACTTTTAATATCTTCCCACATCAAATCAACCCACATTTTATCTCCGGTAAGCCAGCAGGACATAATGGCGAAAGTCGTGAAGAAAGATTAGAAGAGTTTTTGATCGTAAATCCTAGTGTAAGTATCTATGCTTTACCTGAAGGAGTTGCCTTGCTACTTGATGGTAAAAAAGCAAAAGTATTAGGTATGGATAAAAATGCACCGCTTTTGAAATTTGAAAACAAAAAAGCAATTCAAAAAATCGCCATTGATTCTGAATTTAATTACTAA